A genome region from Sporichthyaceae bacterium includes the following:
- the gndA gene encoding NADP-dependent phosphogluconate dehydrogenase: MTAQIGVTGLAVMGSNLARNFARHGYSVAVHNRSVERTNTLMTEHGHEGTFLPATSMKEFVASLERPRRALIMVQAGGPTDAVIDELADLMEPGDIIIDAGNARFQDTRRREAALRERGLHFVGTGVSGGEEGALNGPSIMPGGTKESYESLGPMLEAISAKVDGTPCCTHIGPDGAGHFVKMIHNGIEYADMQLIAEAYDLMRYAGGLSPAELADVFRDWNNGELESYLIEITVDVLEQVDAATGKPFLDIVVDEAGQKGTGRWVVQEALDLGIPVTGIAEAVFARSLSGHVDQRRAAAALPGPNAAAATPTGNSKEFIEDVRRALYASKIVAYAQGFDAITAGSEEYGWDVDLASLATIWRGGCIIRAVFLNRITEAYAGGTKLPTLLVDPSFAKALDDAQDAWRRVVARAATAGIPAPGFSSALAYYDALRRDRLPAALLQGLRDRFGSHTYRRVDRDGAFHTLWSGDRSEVSA; this comes from the coding sequence ATGACGGCGCAGATCGGGGTCACCGGCCTGGCGGTGATGGGCAGCAACCTGGCCCGGAACTTCGCCCGCCACGGGTACAGCGTCGCCGTCCACAACCGGTCGGTGGAGCGGACGAACACCCTGATGACCGAGCACGGGCACGAGGGGACGTTCCTGCCCGCGACGTCGATGAAGGAGTTCGTGGCCTCCCTGGAGCGGCCGCGCCGGGCGCTCATCATGGTCCAGGCCGGGGGGCCGACCGACGCCGTGATCGATGAGTTGGCCGACCTGATGGAGCCCGGCGACATCATCATCGACGCGGGCAACGCCCGCTTCCAGGACACCCGGCGGCGCGAGGCGGCACTGCGGGAGCGAGGGCTGCACTTCGTCGGCACCGGTGTCTCCGGCGGCGAGGAAGGCGCCCTGAACGGGCCGAGCATCATGCCGGGCGGCACCAAGGAGTCCTACGAATCGCTCGGCCCGATGCTGGAGGCGATCTCGGCCAAGGTGGACGGGACGCCGTGCTGCACGCACATCGGCCCGGACGGCGCCGGGCACTTCGTGAAGATGATCCACAACGGCATTGAGTACGCCGACATGCAGTTGATCGCCGAGGCCTACGACCTGATGCGGTACGCAGGAGGGCTGAGCCCGGCCGAGTTGGCGGACGTGTTCCGCGACTGGAACAACGGGGAGCTGGAGTCCTACCTCATCGAGATCACCGTCGACGTGCTCGAACAGGTCGACGCCGCCACCGGTAAGCCGTTCCTCGACATCGTGGTGGACGAGGCCGGGCAGAAGGGCACCGGGCGTTGGGTGGTGCAGGAGGCACTGGATCTCGGTATCCCGGTGACCGGCATCGCCGAGGCCGTGTTCGCCCGTTCGCTGTCCGGTCACGTCGACCAACGCCGCGCGGCGGCGGCGCTGCCGGGGCCGAACGCGGCCGCCGCGACCCCGACCGGGAACAGCAAGGAGTTCATCGAGGATGTGCGCCGCGCGTTGTACGCCTCGAAGATCGTCGCCTACGCGCAGGGGTTCGACGCCATCACCGCGGGCAGCGAGGAGTACGGCTGGGACGTCGACCTCGCCTCGCTGGCCACCATCTGGCGGGGCGGCTGCATCATCCGCGCGGTCTTCCTGAACCGGATCACCGAGGCCTACGCCGGCGGCACAAAACTGCCCACCCTGCTGGTCGATCCGTCCTTCGCCAAGGCGCTGGACGACGCCCAGGACGCGTGGCGGCGGGTGGTTGCGCGCGCCGCCACCGCGGGCATTCCCGCGCCGGGCTTCTCCTCGGCCCTGGCCTACTACGACGCGCTGCGCCGGGATCGGCTGCCCGCCGCGTTGCTGCAGGGTCTGCGGGACCGGTTCGGGTCGCACACCTACCGTCGGGTGGACCGCGACGGCGCGTTCCACACGCTGTGGTCGGGCGACCGCAGCGAAGTGTCGGCCTGA
- a CDS encoding amidase, which translates to MDLTQLSASEIAAGVTAQKFSAVEVIEAHLARIESVNPLVNAVVTVLPEAARAAAAALDARLEAGEPVGPLAGVPFTVKANIDFAGQPTTWGVPALAEAVVPLDAPVVERMRAADAIPIGRTNLPDMALRLHTDSSLHGLTRNPWNLDRTAGGSSGGDAVALATGMCAIGLGNDIGGSLRNPANACGIASIRPSRGRVPDAGLVPREDPLLCWQLMNVQGPMARTVADVRAALAVLAGSHPRDPFALDMPLTAPTPDRRRVAVVPEPPGGDTDPVVAAAVRSAADWLSDAGYAVDEVTPPYYEEAVHTWAQFIITDLASILPDLRAVMGADGLRFLEPVVEAVGTLDAAGLSAVFVERHRIARAWAGFLAEHQVVLSPTWSQLPFEHGFDSDTPDGAMAAMELLRPVTPANLLGLPSACVPAARDAATGLPIGVLLTGARYTESLCLDAAAAIETRTPVRTPIEPVAPVGR; encoded by the coding sequence ATGGATCTGACCCAGCTGTCCGCGTCCGAAATCGCCGCGGGAGTGACCGCGCAGAAGTTCTCCGCCGTCGAGGTGATCGAGGCCCACTTGGCCCGCATCGAGTCGGTGAACCCGTTGGTCAATGCCGTCGTCACGGTGCTGCCCGAGGCGGCACGGGCCGCTGCGGCCGCCCTGGACGCGCGGCTGGAGGCCGGTGAGCCGGTGGGTCCGCTGGCCGGTGTCCCGTTCACGGTCAAGGCCAACATCGACTTTGCCGGTCAGCCCACCACGTGGGGCGTCCCCGCGCTGGCCGAGGCGGTGGTGCCCCTCGACGCCCCCGTCGTGGAGCGGATGCGCGCGGCCGACGCGATCCCGATCGGGCGCACCAACCTCCCGGACATGGCGCTGCGCCTCCACACCGACAGCAGCCTGCACGGCCTGACCCGCAATCCCTGGAACCTCGACCGGACGGCAGGCGGCTCCAGCGGCGGCGACGCCGTGGCGCTGGCCACCGGCATGTGCGCCATCGGGCTGGGCAACGACATCGGCGGTTCGCTGCGCAACCCCGCGAATGCGTGCGGCATCGCGTCGATCCGCCCGTCGCGGGGACGCGTGCCCGACGCCGGCCTGGTGCCGCGTGAGGACCCACTCCTGTGCTGGCAGCTGATGAACGTGCAGGGCCCGATGGCACGCACCGTCGCCGACGTCCGGGCCGCACTGGCCGTCCTCGCCGGGTCCCACCCACGCGACCCGTTCGCGCTCGACATGCCGCTCACCGCGCCCACCCCGGACCGGCGACGGGTCGCCGTGGTGCCCGAACCGCCGGGCGGGGACACCGATCCCGTCGTGGCGGCCGCCGTTCGTTCCGCCGCCGATTGGCTCTCCGACGCCGGGTACGCGGTCGACGAAGTCACACCTCCGTACTACGAGGAGGCGGTGCACACCTGGGCGCAGTTCATCATCACCGACCTCGCCTCGATCCTCCCCGACCTGCGGGCGGTCATGGGTGCCGACGGCCTGCGCTTCCTCGAGCCGGTGGTCGAGGCGGTGGGGACGCTGGACGCCGCGGGCCTGTCCGCGGTCTTCGTCGAGCGGCACCGAATCGCCCGCGCCTGGGCCGGTTTCCTCGCCGAGCACCAGGTGGTCCTGTCCCCCACCTGGAGCCAACTGCCGTTCGAGCACGGCTTCGACTCCGACACCCCGGACGGCGCCATGGCCGCGATGGAACTGCTCCGGCCGGTCACCCCGGCCAACCTGCTCGGCCTGCCGTCGGCCTGCGTGCCCGCGGCACGCGATGCCGCCACCGGCCTGCCGATCGGCGTGCTGCTGACCGGCGCGCGTTACACCGAATCGCTTTGCCTGGACGCCGCGGCCGCCATCGAGACCCGCACCCCCGTCCGGACTCCCATCGAACCCGTGGCTCCGGTGGGTCGGTGA
- the glnA gene encoding type I glutamate--ammonia ligase — MFSNVDEVMKFIKDEKVKFVDVRFIDLPGIMQHFNVPAHSVDADFFTEGQMFDGSSIRGFQAIHESDMKLVPDIDTAYLDPFRTESTLIVNMSIVDPLSGEPYSRDPRQIAKKAEAHLRATGIADTAYFAPEAEFYIFDDVRFETRQNAGYYYIDSIEGAWNTGRVEEGGNQGHKTPYKGGYFPVPPRDHFADLRDAMVLALEGVGLSVERAHHEVGTAGQQEINYKFSTLATAADNLMKFKYIIKNVASAHRKTVTFMPKPLFGDNGSGMHCHQSLWKDGSPLFYDELGYGGLSDMARWYIGGLLHHAPSLLAFTNPTMNSYHRLVPGFEAPVNLVYSARNRSACVRIPITGANPKAKRIEFRVPDPSSNPYLAFSAMLMAGLDGIKNKIEPPVPVDKDLYELAPDEAADITQVPDSLPKVLDALEADNAYLGEGGVFTPDLIETWVSYKRQHEVDPIRLRPHPHEFELYYDI, encoded by the coding sequence ATGTTCAGCAACGTCGACGAGGTCATGAAGTTCATCAAGGACGAGAAGGTCAAGTTCGTCGATGTGCGCTTCATCGATCTCCCGGGCATCATGCAGCACTTCAACGTGCCGGCCCACTCGGTGGACGCCGACTTTTTCACCGAGGGCCAGATGTTCGACGGGTCCTCGATCCGCGGCTTCCAGGCCATCCACGAGTCGGACATGAAGCTGGTCCCGGACATCGACACCGCCTACCTGGATCCCTTCCGCACGGAGAGCACGCTCATCGTCAACATGAGCATCGTCGACCCGCTGTCCGGCGAGCCGTACAGCCGTGACCCGCGCCAGATCGCCAAGAAGGCCGAGGCCCACCTGCGGGCCACCGGCATCGCGGACACGGCGTACTTCGCCCCGGAGGCGGAGTTCTACATCTTCGATGACGTCCGCTTCGAGACACGGCAGAACGCCGGGTACTACTACATCGACTCCATCGAGGGTGCCTGGAACACCGGGCGGGTCGAAGAGGGCGGCAACCAGGGTCACAAGACCCCGTACAAGGGCGGGTACTTCCCGGTCCCGCCGCGCGACCACTTCGCCGATCTGCGCGACGCCATGGTGTTGGCGCTGGAGGGTGTCGGCCTGTCGGTCGAGCGGGCGCACCACGAGGTCGGCACGGCGGGCCAGCAGGAGATCAACTACAAGTTCTCCACGCTGGCGACGGCCGCGGACAACCTGATGAAGTTCAAGTACATCATCAAGAACGTGGCCTCGGCGCACCGTAAGACCGTCACATTCATGCCGAAGCCGCTGTTCGGTGACAACGGCTCGGGCATGCACTGCCACCAGTCGTTGTGGAAGGACGGCTCGCCGCTGTTCTACGACGAGCTCGGCTACGGCGGCCTGTCGGACATGGCGCGCTGGTACATCGGTGGCCTGCTGCACCACGCACCGTCGCTGCTGGCGTTCACCAACCCGACCATGAACTCCTACCACCGACTGGTGCCCGGCTTCGAGGCGCCGGTGAACCTGGTCTACTCGGCCCGCAACCGCTCGGCCTGTGTGCGCATCCCGATCACCGGTGCGAACCCGAAGGCCAAGCGCATCGAGTTCCGGGTGCCGGACCCGTCGTCCAACCCGTACCTGGCGTTCTCCGCGATGCTGATGGCCGGCCTGGACGGCATCAAGAACAAGATCGAGCCGCCGGTGCCGGTGGACAAGGACCTTTACGAGCTCGCGCCGGACGAGGCCGCCGACATCACCCAGGTTCCGGACTCGCTGCCCAAGGTGCTCGACGCGCTGGAGGCGGACAACGCGTACCTGGGCGAGGGCGGTGTGTTCACGCCGGACCTGATCGAGACGTGGGTGTCCTACAAGCGCCAGCACGAGGTCGACCCGATCCGCCTGCGCCCGCACCCGCACGAGTTCGAGCTCTACTACGACATCTAA
- a CDS encoding RDD family protein: MDRQMIGSWLGGPRSLARAAGMDLGYPGQRLGLPAEGVNSVAGSGRRLLATFIDWMIGSLIVRAFVPHPNWVEKLWLPPAAFVLINLALVTTVGAGMGGLLLRTRVARLDGANPPFVSVLFRTFLMALAIPPLIWDRDGRGLHDRFAQTVVVRR; this comes from the coding sequence GTGGACAGACAGATGATCGGATCCTGGCTGGGGGGGCCGCGTTCGCTGGCCCGGGCCGCCGGGATGGACCTGGGTTACCCCGGGCAGCGCCTCGGCCTGCCTGCGGAGGGGGTCAACTCCGTTGCCGGCTCCGGGCGTCGGCTGCTGGCCACCTTCATCGACTGGATGATCGGCTCGCTGATCGTGCGCGCCTTCGTGCCCCACCCCAACTGGGTGGAGAAGCTGTGGCTGCCCCCGGCCGCGTTTGTGCTGATCAACCTTGCCCTGGTCACCACCGTGGGCGCCGGGATGGGCGGGCTGTTGCTCCGCACCCGGGTGGCTCGGCTGGACGGTGCGAACCCGCCGTTCGTCTCCGTGCTGTTCCGCACGTTCCTGATGGCGCTGGCCATCCCGCCGCTGATCTGGGACCGGGACGGCCGTGGCCTGCACGACCGCTTCGCGCAGACCGTCGTCGTCCGCCGCTGA
- a CDS encoding glutamine synthetase III, with translation MSGNPIRLQAIRDVEAYVPPTVSYSAHEAPGEIFGLNVFSTSVMQKRLPKSVYKSVLATIERAAPLDPLIADAVASAMKDWALEKGATHYAHVFYPLTHATAEKHDSFLEPVGDGTALAEFAGKTLTQGEPDASSFPSGGLRNTFEARGYTGWDVTSPAYVLENPNGNTLCIPTIFVSMTGEALDHKTPLLRSQQAMATHASRIIKLFGHDPGTVVSYCGAEQEYFLIDRHFFLARPDLLNAGRTLVGGKPPKGQEFDDHYFGAIPERVLGFMMDTERELFKLGIPAKTRHNEVAPGQFEIAPMFERANVAADHQQLLMTTFKTIAKKHGMECLFHEKPFAGVNGSGKHVNFSMGSSTVGNLLLPGDTPHDNAQFLVFCSAVIRAVHKYGGLLRASVASASNDHRLGANEAPPAIISIFLGDQLADVFDQIAKGAATSSKGKGTLMPGVDTLPTLPTDPGDRNRTSPFAFTGNRFEFRAPGSMQSVAGPMTTINTIMAEALDYIATSLEAALAAGTEFNIAVQTVLTEMITNHGAAVFNGNGYAEEWQIEAAARGLPNLKTTLDALPELISSPAMELFEKYKVFNHREMHSRYEIGLEQYTLSVSVEAKLTLEIGSTSVLPAAVRYQTELAANVAALKAAGVEPDLTDLLAISTPVAELRAALAELGSALTADPGHDALAEATHAAKALLPAMAAVRAAADALEGIVADDLWPLPTYQEMLYIL, from the coding sequence ATGAGTGGTAACCCGATCCGCCTGCAAGCCATCCGCGACGTCGAGGCGTACGTGCCGCCCACCGTCAGCTACTCGGCCCACGAGGCGCCCGGGGAAATCTTCGGCCTGAACGTGTTCAGCACCTCGGTGATGCAGAAGCGACTGCCGAAGTCGGTCTACAAGTCGGTGCTGGCCACCATCGAACGTGCTGCCCCCCTTGACCCGCTGATCGCGGACGCCGTCGCCTCGGCGATGAAGGACTGGGCCCTGGAGAAGGGCGCCACCCACTACGCGCACGTGTTCTACCCACTGACCCACGCCACCGCGGAGAAGCACGACAGCTTTCTCGAGCCGGTCGGCGACGGCACCGCGCTGGCGGAGTTCGCCGGCAAGACCCTGACCCAGGGCGAGCCGGACGCGTCCAGCTTCCCCAGCGGCGGGCTCCGCAACACCTTCGAGGCCCGTGGCTACACCGGCTGGGACGTCACCAGCCCGGCGTACGTGCTGGAGAACCCGAACGGCAACACCCTGTGCATCCCGACCATCTTCGTCTCGATGACCGGCGAGGCGCTGGACCACAAGACGCCATTGCTGCGCTCCCAGCAGGCCATGGCCACCCACGCTTCACGCATCATCAAGCTGTTCGGGCACGACCCTGGCACCGTGGTCTCCTACTGCGGCGCCGAGCAGGAGTACTTCCTGATTGACCGTCACTTCTTCCTGGCTCGGCCGGACCTGCTCAACGCGGGCCGCACCCTGGTCGGCGGCAAGCCGCCGAAGGGCCAGGAGTTCGACGACCACTACTTCGGCGCCATTCCCGAGCGCGTGCTCGGCTTCATGATGGACACCGAGCGGGAGCTTTTCAAACTCGGCATCCCGGCCAAGACGCGGCACAACGAGGTGGCCCCCGGCCAGTTCGAGATCGCGCCGATGTTCGAACGGGCCAACGTGGCCGCCGACCACCAGCAGTTGCTGATGACCACGTTCAAGACCATCGCCAAGAAGCACGGCATGGAGTGCCTGTTCCACGAGAAGCCGTTCGCCGGCGTCAACGGCTCGGGCAAGCACGTCAACTTCTCGATGGGCTCCTCGACGGTCGGCAACCTGCTGCTGCCCGGTGACACCCCGCACGACAACGCCCAGTTTCTGGTCTTCTGCTCCGCGGTCATCCGCGCGGTGCACAAATACGGCGGGCTGTTGCGCGCCTCGGTCGCCTCGGCGTCCAACGACCACCGCCTCGGCGCCAATGAGGCACCGCCGGCGATCATCTCGATCTTCCTCGGCGACCAGTTGGCCGACGTCTTCGACCAGATCGCCAAGGGCGCCGCGACCTCGTCCAAGGGCAAGGGCACGCTGATGCCGGGCGTGGACACCCTGCCGACGCTGCCGACCGACCCCGGCGATCGCAACCGGACCTCGCCATTCGCGTTCACCGGCAACCGTTTCGAGTTCCGCGCGCCGGGTTCGATGCAGTCCGTGGCCGGGCCGATGACCACCATCAACACGATCATGGCCGAGGCGCTGGACTACATCGCGACGAGTCTGGAGGCGGCGCTGGCCGCCGGGACCGAGTTCAACATCGCGGTGCAGACCGTCCTCACCGAGATGATCACCAACCACGGTGCCGCGGTGTTCAACGGCAACGGGTACGCCGAGGAGTGGCAGATCGAGGCCGCCGCGCGGGGGCTGCCGAACCTGAAGACCACCCTGGACGCCCTGCCCGAGCTCATCTCCTCCCCGGCCATGGAACTCTTCGAGAAGTACAAGGTCTTCAACCACCGCGAGATGCACAGCCGGTACGAGATCGGCCTCGAGCAGTACACCCTGTCGGTCAGTGTCGAAGCGAAGCTGACGCTGGAGATCGGTAGCACCTCGGTGCTACCGGCCGCGGTCCGGTACCAGACCGAGTTGGCCGCCAACGTCGCGGCGCTCAAGGCGGCGGGCGTCGAGCCGGACCTCACGGACCTGCTCGCGATCAGCACCCCCGTGGCGGAGCTGCGGGCCGCGCTGGCCGAATTGGGCTCGGCGCTAACCGCCGACCCGGGCCACGACGCCCTGGCCGAGGCCACCCACGCGGCGAAGGCCCTGCTGCCCGCGATGGCAGCTGTGCGCGCCGCCGCCGACGCCCTGGAGGGCATCGTCGCCGATGACCTGTGGCCGCTGCCGACCTACCAGGAGATGCTCTACATCCTCTAG
- a CDS encoding DUF4191 domain-containing protein: MAKKSAAPQPEGSKFKQVITAYRVTAQTDKLLPLWLLGAFALDFVVVFALGVLIGHVIFGIIFAVLTGLLSALVALGSRVQKTAYAQVEGQPGAAAAVLNTMRRGGWTVTPGVAANRNQDVVHRAVGKPGIVLIGEGDPRGVAVLLDAERKRMNRFVTDAPVIEVVVGYDKGQVPLRKLTKHMMRLKRTLKGGEVTDINDRLRAVGDLMKNAPMPKGPMPKGARMPRAPKPR; the protein is encoded by the coding sequence ATGGCGAAGAAAAGCGCTGCTCCGCAGCCCGAGGGCAGCAAGTTCAAGCAGGTCATCACCGCGTATCGGGTCACCGCGCAGACCGACAAGCTGCTGCCGTTGTGGCTGCTGGGTGCCTTCGCGCTGGATTTCGTCGTGGTGTTCGCGCTCGGTGTGCTGATCGGGCACGTGATCTTCGGCATCATCTTCGCGGTGCTCACCGGTCTGCTGTCCGCGCTGGTGGCCCTCGGTTCCCGAGTGCAGAAGACCGCCTACGCCCAGGTGGAGGGCCAGCCCGGCGCCGCGGCCGCGGTGCTGAACACCATGCGCCGCGGCGGGTGGACGGTGACCCCGGGGGTAGCGGCCAACCGCAACCAGGACGTGGTGCACCGGGCCGTCGGGAAGCCCGGCATCGTGTTGATCGGTGAGGGCGATCCACGTGGGGTGGCGGTGCTGCTGGACGCCGAACGCAAGCGGATGAATCGCTTTGTGACCGATGCCCCGGTGATCGAGGTCGTCGTCGGGTACGACAAGGGCCAGGTGCCGCTGCGCAAGCTGACCAAGCACATGATGCGGCTGAAGCGCACGCTGAAGGGCGGCGAGGTCACCGATATCAACGACCGGCTGCGCGCGGTGGGCGATCTGATGAAGAACGCGCCAATGCCCAAGGGCCCCATGCCCAAGGGCGCCCGGATGCCGAGGGCCCCCAAGCCGCGCTAA
- the lipA gene encoding lipoyl synthase: protein MNVEPGGRRLLRLEVRNAEVPIERKPPWIRTRLRTGPEYTALHKLVTEEGLHTVCQEAGCPNIFECWEDREATFLIGGDQCTRRCDFCQIDTGKPAELDRDEPRRVAESVARMGLRYATITGVARDDLPDGGAWLYAQTVRSIHETVPGCGVELLAPDFNAIPELLAEVFASRPEVFAHNLETVPRVFRRIRPGFRYDRSLGVLSAARAAGLVTKSNLILGLGETRDEVEATMRELHAAGTDLLTVTQYLRPSLHHHPVARWVPPEEFDELAVLATEIGFAGVMSGPLVRSSYRAGRLYREALAERTTKHSREALAERTSKHSREAVAARSTSAAE, encoded by the coding sequence GTGAACGTCGAACCGGGCGGCCGCCGGTTGCTGCGCCTGGAGGTGCGCAACGCCGAGGTGCCGATCGAGCGCAAGCCGCCATGGATCCGCACCCGGCTGCGCACCGGCCCGGAGTACACCGCGCTGCACAAGCTGGTGACCGAGGAGGGCCTGCACACGGTCTGCCAGGAGGCCGGCTGCCCCAACATTTTCGAGTGCTGGGAGGACCGGGAGGCCACCTTCCTCATCGGTGGCGACCAGTGCACCCGGCGCTGCGATTTCTGCCAGATCGACACCGGCAAGCCGGCTGAGCTGGACCGTGACGAACCCCGCCGGGTGGCCGAGTCGGTGGCCCGCATGGGCCTGCGCTACGCCACGATCACCGGGGTGGCCCGCGACGACCTGCCGGACGGTGGGGCGTGGCTGTACGCGCAGACCGTGCGCTCGATCCACGAAACGGTGCCCGGCTGTGGGGTGGAGCTGCTCGCGCCGGACTTCAACGCGATCCCCGAGCTGTTGGCCGAGGTGTTCGCGTCCCGGCCCGAGGTGTTCGCGCACAATCTCGAGACCGTGCCGCGGGTGTTCCGGCGGATCCGTCCGGGGTTCCGCTACGACCGGTCGCTGGGGGTGCTGAGCGCCGCGCGGGCGGCCGGCCTGGTCACCAAGTCCAACCTGATCCTGGGGCTGGGCGAGACCCGCGACGAGGTCGAGGCCACCATGCGGGAGTTGCACGCGGCGGGCACGGATCTGCTGACCGTCACCCAGTACCTGCGGCCCAGCCTGCATCACCACCCGGTGGCGCGCTGGGTTCCGCCCGAGGAGTTCGACGAGCTGGCCGTATTGGCCACCGAGATCGGCTTCGCCGGGGTGATGTCCGGGCCGTTGGTGCGTTCCTCCTACCGGGCCGGGCGGTTGTATCGCGAGGCCCTGGCCGAGCGGACCACTAAGCACAGTCGCGAGGCCCTGGCCGAGCGGACCAGTAAGCACAGCCGCGAGGCCGTGGCGGCACGCAGCACGTCAGCGGCCGAATAA